From one Paeniglutamicibacter psychrophenolicus genomic stretch:
- a CDS encoding quinone-dependent dihydroorotate dehydrogenase has product MRIYPTIFRLVFTKMDPEKAHHFSFDALRLAEKFGVSGIYRKLCAPDPSLRRTVMGIDFPSPFGLAAGFDKEGAGIPALADLGFGHVEVGTITGAAQSGNEKPRLFRLVEDKAVINRMGFNNDGAHAVAPRIRAARLALAGRYGAQRPVIGVNIGKTKVVELDDAVEDYLVSTRELAVHADYLVVNVSSPNTPGLRLLQGVETLRPLLSAVGAEADRVAGRHVPLLVKIAPDLNDADIADVATLATELSLDGIIATNTTIAREPLTSDAFKVAEMGAGGLSGAPLKARSLAVLKVLREKLPADMAIISVGGVSTGEDVMERLEAGADLVQGYTAFLYEGPFWVRGINKALAKAQARGRSLARK; this is encoded by the coding sequence ATGCGCATCTACCCCACGATTTTCCGCCTCGTTTTCACGAAGATGGACCCGGAAAAAGCCCACCACTTTTCCTTCGACGCCCTGCGGCTGGCAGAGAAGTTCGGGGTCTCTGGCATCTACCGGAAGCTGTGTGCCCCCGACCCGTCGCTGCGCCGCACCGTGATGGGCATCGACTTCCCCTCGCCCTTCGGCCTGGCCGCAGGATTCGACAAGGAAGGCGCCGGCATCCCGGCACTGGCGGATTTGGGGTTCGGCCACGTGGAGGTCGGCACCATCACCGGCGCCGCGCAGAGCGGCAACGAGAAACCGCGGCTCTTCCGCCTGGTCGAGGACAAGGCCGTCATCAACCGCATGGGATTCAACAACGACGGGGCGCACGCGGTGGCCCCGCGCATCCGCGCCGCACGCCTGGCCCTGGCAGGCCGCTACGGTGCGCAGCGGCCGGTGATCGGCGTGAACATCGGCAAGACCAAGGTCGTCGAGCTCGATGACGCCGTCGAGGACTACCTCGTCTCCACCCGCGAACTGGCCGTCCACGCCGACTACCTGGTGGTCAACGTGTCCTCGCCCAACACCCCGGGGCTGCGCCTGCTCCAGGGCGTGGAGACGCTGCGGCCGCTGCTTTCCGCCGTGGGCGCCGAGGCCGACCGGGTTGCCGGCCGCCACGTGCCGCTGCTGGTGAAGATCGCCCCGGACCTGAATGACGCGGACATCGCGGACGTCGCCACCCTGGCCACCGAGCTTTCGCTGGACGGCATCATCGCCACCAACACCACCATTGCCCGCGAACCGCTGACCAGCGACGCGTTCAAGGTCGCCGAGATGGGTGCCGGGGGACTGAGCGGGGCCCCGCTGAAGGCCCGCTCGCTCGCGGTGCTCAAGGTGCTGCGCGAAAAGCTCCCCGCTGACATGGCGATCATCTCGGTGGGCGGGGTAAGCACCGGGGAAGACGTGATGGAGCGGCTCGAGGCCGGTGCCGACCTGGTCCAGGGCTACACCGCGTTCCTCTACGAGGGCCCGTTCTGGGTCCGCGGCATCAACAAGGCCCTGGCCAAGGCCCAGGCACGCGGCAGGTCGCTGGCCAGGAAGTAG
- a CDS encoding dihydrofolate reductase family protein, translating to MGKVVMYGSVSVDGFIADEKDDPGELFDWLVGGEVPLDESGVLKVSQASYDYTRAYWDRIGATIVGRHVFDMTDGWDGTPPGGVEHVVVVSHRPRPAGCDPEAPFHFVEGIEAAVAKAQELAGERIVEVAAGDVGGQVLAAGLVDEVRMDVAPVVFGSGKRFFGSVHAQHLLEDPDVAIRGNQVLHLRYRVRR from the coding sequence GTGGGCAAGGTGGTCATGTACGGCTCGGTGTCGGTGGACGGCTTCATCGCGGACGAGAAAGACGACCCCGGAGAGCTGTTCGACTGGCTGGTCGGCGGCGAGGTCCCCTTGGACGAGAGCGGCGTGTTGAAGGTGTCCCAGGCGTCCTACGACTACACCCGGGCGTACTGGGACCGGATCGGGGCGACAATCGTCGGCAGGCACGTCTTCGACATGACGGATGGCTGGGACGGGACGCCCCCGGGCGGGGTCGAGCACGTGGTCGTGGTGTCGCACCGGCCCAGGCCTGCGGGCTGCGACCCCGAGGCGCCGTTTCACTTCGTCGAGGGCATCGAGGCGGCCGTGGCCAAGGCGCAGGAACTTGCGGGGGAGCGCATTGTCGAGGTCGCCGCCGGCGACGTCGGTGGCCAGGTGCTTGCCGCGGGCCTGGTCGACGAGGTGCGCATGGACGTCGCTCCCGTCGTGTTCGGGTCCGGCAAGCGCTTCTTCGGGTCGGTCCACGCACAGCACCTCTTGGAGGATCCCGACGTGGCGATCCGGGGCAACCAGGTCCTTCACCTGCGCTATCGGGTGCGCCGCTGA
- a CDS encoding alpha/beta hydrolase, which translates to MSHASSPGTGQALGPENDPTATWPSYSATTEPGTWEPDILGAGYSYTTLPLGCDAEGELCATLVRHIPGSRGPAHARSASRAPLGFRLGNALRRLFGQDPASIVRARTAGPAGQNPVGFVLALHGWSDYFYNTELAAYWSDRGYAFYALDFRRYGRSLRAHHLNPGFTANLGEYDQDLAAALDMIRSMEGPELPGICVAHSTGGLVASLWVNRHPEAFTALVLNSPWLEMQGSYLVRYAAQGVVEPIARLRPRAKLHLPELDNYWRSLSRLARGSWDLHPVWRPAISFPVTAGWITAVMAGHREVARGLDIGIPVLVLTSKSTHLSTGFDESMLHHDTVIEVQVVRERSVRLGPQVSNSVIDGAMHDVFSSLPGPRAAAYAAIDRWGSGYLPGHGVRAATIERPAG; encoded by the coding sequence ATGTCCCATGCCTCCTCGCCCGGTACCGGCCAGGCACTTGGTCCGGAGAACGATCCCACCGCGACCTGGCCCTCGTACAGCGCGACGACCGAACCGGGCACCTGGGAACCCGACATCCTCGGTGCGGGGTACAGCTACACCACGCTGCCGCTTGGCTGCGACGCCGAGGGCGAGTTGTGCGCCACGCTGGTGCGCCACATCCCCGGCTCCCGGGGCCCGGCACACGCAAGATCCGCATCCCGTGCCCCGCTGGGTTTCCGGCTGGGCAACGCGTTGCGCCGGCTGTTCGGGCAAGACCCCGCGTCGATCGTGCGGGCACGCACCGCGGGGCCCGCGGGCCAGAACCCGGTCGGGTTCGTGTTGGCGCTGCACGGCTGGAGCGACTACTTCTACAACACCGAGCTGGCCGCCTACTGGAGCGATCGCGGGTATGCGTTCTACGCCCTGGATTTCCGCCGCTACGGGCGCAGCCTCCGGGCCCACCACCTGAACCCCGGCTTCACCGCCAACCTGGGCGAGTACGACCAGGACCTTGCCGCGGCCCTGGACATGATCCGTTCGATGGAGGGGCCGGAGCTGCCGGGGATCTGCGTGGCGCACTCCACCGGCGGGCTGGTGGCCAGCCTCTGGGTCAACCGGCACCCCGAGGCGTTCACCGCCCTGGTGCTCAACAGCCCGTGGCTGGAAATGCAGGGCAGCTACCTGGTCCGCTACGCCGCCCAGGGCGTCGTCGAACCGATCGCCAGGCTGCGCCCGCGGGCCAAGCTGCACCTGCCTGAACTGGACAACTACTGGCGCTCGCTGTCCCGGCTGGCCCGCGGCTCCTGGGACCTGCACCCGGTGTGGCGCCCGGCGATCTCCTTCCCGGTGACCGCCGGCTGGATCACCGCGGTGATGGCCGGGCACCGTGAGGTGGCCCGCGGGCTGGACATCGGGATCCCGGTGCTGGTGCTGACTTCCAAGTCGACGCACCTGTCCACGGGCTTCGACGAGTCGATGCTGCACCACGACACCGTCATCGAGGTCCAGGTGGTGCGCGAGCGTTCGGTGCGGCTGGGGCCGCAGGTCTCCAACTCGGTCATCGACGGGGCCATGCACGACGTGTTTTCCTCGCTGCCCGGCCCGCGGGCCGCCGCCTATGCGGCGATCGACCGCTGGGGAAGCGGGTACCTGCCGGGGCACGGCGTGCGCGCCGCGACGATTGAACGCCCGGCGGGCTAG